GGCGACTTCGACGCGCTCGTGCGCGGCATGGTGAGAGGCCTGCCGGCGACGGACTCCACGCGCACCGTGTCCTTCATGCCCCTGACGGCGGAGCTGGAGACCACGACGCGCCTGCCCAACTCGCTGCTGCTGGGCACCTTCCGGGGGCTGCTCATGGGCTTCGGGAAGATTGTCACCGAGGCGAAGGTGACGACGCGCGGAGGGCTGCGGCGGTTCTCGCTCCGGTGGATGTGACGCGCACGGGCCGGCGGGCTCTGGCAGGCTCGCGTCCATGGTGCGCATCGGCGTCATCGGGACGAAGTGGGGCCTCATGCACGTGGGGGCCTTCCGCGCGGCGGGCGCGGAGGTGGCGGCCCTCTGCGGACAGCGCCTGGACAACACGCGCGCGGTGGCGGCACGCGAGGGCATCCCCCTGGCCACCACGGACCTGGGCGAGCTGTGCGCCGCCGTGGACGCGGTGGTGGTGGCCTCGCCCGACGGCGTCCACCGGACCCACGTGGAGGCGGCGCTGAACGCGGGCCTTCCTGTCCTCTGTGAGAAGCCGCTGACGCGCACCGTCGAGGAGGCTCGCGCGCTGCTGGCCCGCGCCCGCTCCGCCACGAGCCCGAGCGCGGTGAACTTCCCCTACCGCATGCTGCCCCCGGTGCGCGCGCTGAAGGCGTGGCTCGCGGAGCGGCCGGTGCGCCACCTCGCCCTCACCCTGCGCAATGGCTTCGCGTCGGATGAGGGGGACACCGCCGGGCCCCTGCTCGGCGCCTCGGGCGACTGGGGCGGCATGTCCCACATCATCGACGCGGCGCTGTGGCTCGCGGGGGCCGCTCCCGTCTGGGTGCAGGCGTCACTGTCCGGCCGGCCCGTCCACACCGCCGCGCTGCACGTGGGGCTGTCCTCGGGCGCGGTGCTGGTGCTCACCCACGCGGCCTGCCCGGAGCCGGGCATCCACGGAGGCTGGACGTTGCTGGGGGGCGGGTGGGAGGCGGGCTTCTCCGGTGGCTACGTGCCGTCACGCGGAGGCTGGTGCGTGTCCCCGGTGCGCGGCTTCGAGCACGGCACGTGGACGGACATCGCCCCGGGCCTGGAGCCACACCCCGGCGAGCGCGAGCCCTGGGCGCAGGCCCACGTCGAGGGCGCGCGTCGGTTCCTCGACGTGCTGCGAGGCGGGCCGCGTGACGGGCTGGCCACGCTGGAGGAAGGCGCCACGGTGCAGGAGGTGCTGGCCGCGGCCATGCTGTCCGAGGAGCAGGGCCGGCGAATCCCCCTGGAATCGCGCCCGGGGGCATGAAGGCCGTCCGGCGCAGCGAAGTCCCCTGCACTCACGCCCCAGACAGGTCTCGCCCTACCTGAAAAGAGGGGTGGTAGCTTCCGCACGCCCGAAGTCACCCGGGCACCTCCCCCTTTTTCCGAGGAGCGCACGATGCCCGCGGTGGACAAGCACGCGGTGGGAACCCCCACCTGGATCGACCTGATGACGCCGGACCTGGAGAAGGCCCGCGCCTTCTACGGCGGTCTGTTCGGCTGGAAGTTCCTCGTCGGTCCGAAGGAGACGGGCCACTACACGATGTGCCAGCTCGACGGCCGCAACGTCGCCGGCATGGGACAGCGTCCGCCCGACGCGGAGTACCCTTCCATGTGGAGCCTCTACTTCCAGGTGGATGACATCGACGCGTTCGCCGCGCGCATCCGGCAGCACGGCGGCCACGTGGGAA
Above is a genomic segment from Pyxidicoccus trucidator containing:
- a CDS encoding Gfo/Idh/MocA family protein encodes the protein MVRIGVIGTKWGLMHVGAFRAAGAEVAALCGQRLDNTRAVAAREGIPLATTDLGELCAAVDAVVVASPDGVHRTHVEAALNAGLPVLCEKPLTRTVEEARALLARARSATSPSAVNFPYRMLPPVRALKAWLAERPVRHLALTLRNGFASDEGDTAGPLLGASGDWGGMSHIIDAALWLAGAAPVWVQASLSGRPVHTAALHVGLSSGAVLVLTHAACPEPGIHGGWTLLGGGWEAGFSGGYVPSRGGWCVSPVRGFEHGTWTDIAPGLEPHPGEREPWAQAHVEGARRFLDVLRGGPRDGLATLEEGATVQEVLAAAMLSEEQGRRIPLESRPGA